The Argentina anserina chromosome 5, drPotAnse1.1, whole genome shotgun sequence genome includes the window TTAACATATTTTCAAAACATATTCACTAAGCCATCAGTGAACATCAGCCAATAGTTGATGTTAgaaaatatattagaaaatATGTTAACCTGTTTGTTAAAACATTATAGATTCTTTTTAAGTTGCATTTAGTAGCATGACCTGATAGTAAGACACGTTGATAAGATCTCTATCTATCTGGGAAGTGAAAACCATTTAGATGAACTTAAGTCAATCATCTTTAGGCACGTTGAtaagttatttatttatctGGGAAGTAAAAACCATTTAGACGAACTAAGTCAATCATCTTTGGACAAAGCCTTCTACTGTCCAAGTTTTTGTTGTCTGAATATTCCTCATGACATTTAGAAGCATTGCCTATCTATATGACTCGTTTAATTGGCTGACATAGACCCGAACTCTCTTTACTTCCTTATTGACTGTTTGTATTTTATCAGAAATGGGTCTAACTGATTAGCTTTGTTTATTTGTCTAGGGAAAGACTTAGCATGCATTACTCTATTGACCGGTTGTACTTCATCAGAACTGGGTCTAAATGATTTGCTTTGTTTATTTGTCTAGGGAAAGATCTTAAGCATGCATCACCAGGTGGCATGATAGAGTTTGATTCTATTAAGCAGCACAGACATTTCTGCCCCTGGATTGCATCAGCAGGTAATGGAGCACCTGGATGGAAACAAACGCTGTCAGCTTTACAACGTCAAGAAGTGTGTTCTCCTTTACCTGCATCCATAATCAAGGTATTTCTCAAGCCTGCTTATACTGTACTGTTGAAGCCTTTGTACTTTTGTATCACTTGCATGCATGTTTGCTTATTTTGTATGTTTGAATGCAAGTTTTCTCTGTTTTGCATGTATAGTTTGATTTTTTGGTATAACTTCTTCTGAAGAGAATAATCATTTAGCCTATTATCATTTGTACAGGTCGATGACCCCATTACTTCGATAAGAAATCTTTTCATGTCTCCATCTCCAAAAAGAATGAAGCCCACAATTTTAACAACCCGGAGTCCTCAACAATAGCTGATTGATTATTTTGCTGCTGGGAAAAGGGTCCCAAAGCAGGTCCTGAAGTGTTGTGATTACGGTGTTGAAGTGGATTGTAGACACTCCATTTGAAAGCTTTAAAGTTGTACGAGGTTAGAACTTTGACTTTGAAGACATCAACTGTAGCACTCACCTGGTTGCTTTAGCAACTTACGACTtgaaaaaacatggtatttatGTTTTTGAGAGATACAGGGTTATATCATCTGAAAGCGTCTTCTAACAAAAAATGTGGAACAAGAGAAAGGCTGGGAAGAGTTCTTTTACTGCATCAGGCCACAGTTTGTGACAAGTACCTTGGCGTAAGGGCGGTTAAATCCTCTTTCTGCCACAACAGCTCTCTTATCTCCAATCAACTTGGCCACCCTGCCAACAAAACAGCAACCTTGTTAGTGTACATTTCCACAATTCTAGGAGGATTATATGAAGCTGCAGATGATTTTGTTCTATGTGATTGTACTGTGCTTCGTTAATTCCTCTACTTGTATTTAAAGGTCGTAATACACTTGATTTTGATCACTCGTCACGAGTGTGTTATGTGTACGCGGAGAACGGAATTGACATTTTTTCACAGGAGTTCCCGTATTAAGGAGTATTGTTATTAAGTATAACATATGTTTGCATAGATTGAGATATGGAGTAGAAGCAAGAGCTCTCACCTAAAGTAAGGTGAACTGGTGTTCTCTTGAACTGTCTTAACCTGGCCAAGTCTCTCCACAACGTCCATACCTTCCAAAACTTTTCCAACCACCAAAGTCGAAGCATCGAGCTCCGGTGAATCCTTGGTAGAAATGACGAACTCTGTTCCGTTTGGGGCTGTACCAACCTCCTCCTGATCAATCTCCAGCTTCCCTTTCCGTGCAACGAGCTTGATTTTCGGCGGTGGTTTTGAAGGGTCTCTCACTATAATGCCGACAGTGCCAGCTTTGTTCTTGATGCCCGGACACTTTTCATACAAACTCTCCCACTCTTCAGTGAGCTTATCAACTGCCAAACTGCTTCCTGTGCTCCTTGCGAGCTCAGCATCTACACCATAAGATCTCACACCACCATGTTGCACGTAGCTCGGCgtaatttttataaattctTTCCTTCTGTAGCTCACTCCAGCAGCTCCACTGACAAGATTCCGAAATCGAGCAGCGCCAAACGGAGCATCCTGTTCTTGAAGCCCGATGACAATGCGGCCAATAGGCTCTCCATCGATTGATACATCAAGAAATGCGCGCGTTGTTGGGGTCTtatcaccacaagtaggagtAGCGTTTGAACTTTGTTCTGGTGCATTGCTACTGGCATCGACCGCGTCTGAACTTTGTTCTTGTGCGTTGCTGCTGCCATCAACCACGTTTGAACTATCTTCTTGAGCGGTGCTACTGCCATCAACCACGTTTGAACTCTGTTCTTGAGCGTTGATACTGCTATCAACCACGTTCAAACTTTGTTCTTCTGCATTGCTACTGGCATCAACCACATCATCCTCGGCTTCTGCTTTAGAAGGTAGAAAAGCCTCAATGCTCTGCGACCCCAGGAAGAGAAGCAACAGAGAATTGCTCCGGATTGCAAGTTCTCTACGTGATAGCTTACAGCAGTGTTTGATGGAGGGAAGAGATGAAGATGTAGGTACCCCTGGGGTTTGTGTAATGGGTAGTGGCGGTTGCTGCGATGGAGGATGAAGGCATTGAGTTGGGGACTGCAAGAATTTTGGGATTTGTAACATGGCGGAGAAGCCTGCTTTCCTCTGGGTTTAGTCGTTGATATGAAACTTTGGCCACAAATAATTACTATGAGCTCTGGAACCTCCGCTTTTTGGGTGTGGAGATTTCGTGGATAAGAAAGATACAAGCCTATCCAAAATGTGAATTGGAATGCCTCATTTTTGTGGCACTTAAAAACCAGGACAACCTTATGGGGACCCCATCATATGATTTGAGAAAATGAGAACCCATAGTAGTAGGAAAACCATTACTACATGAGGATAAATTAACTGGTCTTTCActtaaaaagaacaaaatacCAATTAATTACAAAAGTTCAtatatcaatctcaaacctTTGACAAAACTATCAGTAGTAGCCGACACCTCTCATCCCTGTTACAGTTAGCTGAGCATCATTTCCTTTACCCAAAAATACAAGGCGACCTGACAAATTACAGAAAAGAGTTATTAATAACAACAAACAGGGAAAATGTAAATGCAAAATAGGAAGAACTAATGCAGGTGAGCAAGTAGACTGTAAATGCAAAGTTGTAATACCATTTTTCCGAATAGCAACCACTCTAACTCGTCGGACAAGCCCACTTGTTGGTTCAGTGTAGATTTTGGTCTCTAGATTTCCTTCCAAGTATATAAGCGACCTGCAAGATCGGAAAATGTTGACAAGTGCCAGGGAAAGAGTTTGTTTGAAATCCCCAacgaaaaacaaagaaattaaGATTTTACAATCAACAAAAGCAGCAAAACATGATCAAAATGAAGACAAAGCAGCAGAAAGATATTAAAGTTTTCTTGACATTAACGACCAATTACACTCAGAATGTAAGGATTTGCCTATGATGTCATAAAAACCAGGCGTCATCTATAAACCAATGCAACCTTAAACCACAAGACAATGAGTCATTGAGGCAATATACCAATTCAACACATAGATTTCAATGACAGGAACTCATCATATCCTTCATGGCTACATCCTACTACTGAAATACTCTGATCACATCTccactcaatttttttttcatgtcccATTCCACTGAGTTCAATTCTAATACCAAACTACGACTAATAGTTGAATTTTTTAGGCTGATGCAAAAGCTATCGTAATGAAAACTTGCTACTCTCACATCTAGAATACTTGCTCCTTCATCACACATAATGTACTTTTGCTCCTTCATCACACATCGAAAAACAAATGTGAAGCATGAACTCACCCAGGTCGAGCATTCTGCACAGCAATGGTGCCGAGCCTCTCGGGATAAACACACACCCTGTGCCACTGAACCATACAGCGGTTGGCATACTCCGACGGGTTCTCGGTCTCAAACGGCCTCCGGTTGTTTCGAATCCCTCCGGTCCCAACTGAGAAAATGGTCACCACCGCCCCACTCCGCAGTGTCTTCTGCAACGGACTCTGCCCCACCTGGCCCACCAGTATCGCCTAATAAACCCAACACCAcaatcaaaaccctaaaccccgtATTCGAACTGACCAAATTGCGCaatcaaaaccctaacccCCAAAAATAGAATTCAAAGAAATGCCACCTTGTAGATGCCGACGTCGACGCCATTCTCGAGCGGCTGATCGTGGATAGAGCCCCGGTAGGGGGCCGAAGGCTGTGGTGGGGTCGGGTCGGACTCTAGGTCGGAAGCGATGGGCTCGTCTGAGTCGGAGATATCTGAGGAGCTGTTGGAGGAGGTGTCgtgggtggtggtggtgcagAAGCGCGTGGAGAGAACGGTGGTGGGGTTAGAGTGgcagagagagcgagagaggaGTAGTCTCATAGAGAGAGAAGCCATGTAGGAAGAAGCAGACATATTTTCAGAGTGAGAAAATGAAGCTCGAGCTGGTGGAGGTTTTAGGGAGCTTAAACCCTTCGTGATGATCAGAAATGGGGTTTGGGCTTGGGATTGAGCCTGTTTTCTGGATTTTGATTTTCAAGTGGGCCATTCTCATTTATAAGGCCTAGTTTGGTAtagttttgttttaaaaacaGCTTTTaaattctattgtatttggtaatcaaataaaaacaattttttaaaaaaaaaatcatagatCACTAGAAGTAGTTTTGTTTTAGAAGCTGCtgtcataaaaaaataatattttatggcATGACGAcagttttttaaaataaatatttaccAAAACTCGAAAatacaaaattatttttatcttaCAATTAATTCAAGTCACAGGAGCATTAGATTTTGTTTAAAGTCGCAGTAATACCAAACTAGCCCTAAGAGGGTCTCTCTGAGTCTgttattttgattcttgagtAGCCTTTCTAAGTTGATTTcaatagctcgagattgtaatCTTGCATATTCAAAACACTTGTATTGTTATATCCTGTATTGTTGTTGCGTTAATAACATAACCTATATCACACATTCATACATTGTTATTTGCTGCCTCTAAAATGAATGATTAATTAtcttttataaataaaaattcgCATCAACCACAAACTCCCATTGAAGGAGAcattccaaatttcaaacccacaaatttaatgttttgatCACATTCACTAGACATAAAACTTGCGAGGATGTGAGAATATGTGTTGTAGGAATACAAAATTTATCACGAGAGAAGTGTTTTACGATGGAATAATTAATAAGATCGATGCTTCAAACATTTCTATCCCGAACTGAAATCAATATTTTTCACTCAAATTTATGGCTGAACTATTAGAAGACATGAGGGTATGAAAAGCATGCATATGTATGCATGGtgggtttcttttctttctaaaagATCTAATGGTACGTTAGGGTCCTGCAATGCATCTCagcacatgaaacatgtcagATGAAGCCAAGCAAGACCTGCAAAACCTGAAGTCATTGGCAGCTGCTGTTATGGATTCTatatctttctttctttgctCTCATAGTTTATATATACTGGCGTCTGCTGAGGCTCAGTAGTGGTTTGTGATGAATCTGATGCAAATAATACTAGGAAATAGCAAAGGCAGGAAGTGTCACTATAAATTAGCGCACTTGGAACCCACAACAATGAGGACAAACAAGAATAGGAAGCAAAGAGACAATGACTGAAGTCCAGAATCTGCTTATGACAAGAGCGCTTTTCTCTCGTCATTTCCGGACTTGAAAACTCAAACCTAGCACCACTCGTTCATTCATGATCACATTCTATCCTTTCCTCTTTGATCTCAACATTTAATCGTTAACCTTGAAGTAGTCACTAGATTAACGGATTGTATAGCTATGGTTTACAGAATTTAAGGGAATTGAAGAAAGCTCACttaatttgatgattttgatcaAGTGAAGAAGTAAGGGTGTTGTTTCTTTTTGAAAGATAATAGATTCCATATTTGTAGCTGTAAAGATCCTATAGAATCACTAAGAGGCACGACGCAATTTGAAATTCCAAAACAGCTTCTATATTTCAAGTGTCAACTTTTCAAGTATCATGCACAAGAAATCTCATCAAATCATAACAAAATCCGCTGCCCAAGTCAAATGCTATTAGGCCAATTATGTATTGtaacttaaaaacaaaaaaatattcaaGGGTTCATCGGCAACTCGGATAGTTATGTTAATCTTCTAGCTTATATAACTATCTGATTGAAAATATAGAGAGAAATtcgaaaacccaaaaaaaaaaaaagagagtagaAAATTGGATGTGCTTCACTAGAACTTAGAACATCATCCGACATCTCATTTATAGGACCAGATTTTGTTAGCAAAAACATTTtggataattttgttttttcgtTTGTTATTACTGAAttgttgttttcattttggtaATTATTGGATTTCATTTGGTAATGTcctctaatatatatatggtacTCTTTTGGCCACATTAATGACCTCATACCTAATATAGTAATATATGCTTTGATCACTCTAATTATTTAGCATCATCTATGGGGTGAACAATGTGATTGATTGTATCAATTTAAAAGGTACCAAAGACAGACAAGTTCTACAAACACTCGCACATAATCTGTGTATGCAAAGAGGGGGAGAGAAGCAAGAGGTGTGGTTAACTGGTTATGGATGCGAGGAGAATAATAGTGGTAGTTGAAGATGTTGAAGCAGCAAGAACAGCCCTGAAATGGGCTCTCCAGAACCTCATTCGATTTGGGGACTTCATTACTCTTCTCCATGTTTTCCCAAGTTCAagatccaagaacaagaataaaaccaggCACCAGCGCTTGAAAGGGTTCAGATTAGCCCTCTCTTTCAAAGACATATGCGAGTCCTTCCCCAATGTAAGCAAAGTTGGGATTCAAAGTCTCAACTTTACGTGTTTATTTAGGCACCCAGTTCGGATACATAGTTGCCCATTTGATTAATTTTTATGATGAAACCCAGTGTATGTGATGATTGATGCCAATACAGACGAAGGTGGAAATGGTTGTGACAGAAGGAGATGAAGAAGGGAAGAAGATTGCAGCAATGGTGAGGGAGATTGGAGCTTCTGAGCTTGTTCTCGGTCTCCATGATCACAGCTTCCTCTACAAGTAAGTTTTTAATGAAGATTAGTTTGCATATTAATTTCAATAGAATCATTGACTAGGTGACTGATCTCACAAGTTTATGAGACTGCTTTTGATTATTCTTGTTGAGATGGATGCTGGAGTTGTTGATAGAGGGATAAGAATTCAATGCATAATGGGAAAGGGTCAGAGATAAGGTGTTCCTAGGAAGGTCCAGTTCTACAAGAAAGAACTAGTCAAAATGACAGTTTGGTTTAGGTGAATGAATTCATAATATTTACTTAACCCATCGTCTaattacttcttcttcttcttttttcttttgtatattaaatatattcaTGTAGTTATTTTtgaataaatacatatacatCTGCTTAAGTATTACATGTATGTGATTAAGCCAACACTAATTACTAATTTACTAGTTAGATGTACCCTTAATAAGCAATTAAGCACTGAAGAAAGTTTCTAGCAAATAGCAATAGCATGGTCTGGGTGGCATATGGGGACCCTGTGTGGTTTATTTGAGTCACTATGCATGTGACATGTTGGTGATATAGGAAAGCTACTCGCAAGTTTTTAGGCTCCACTTTATAAATAGTTTGTGACAGATATGCTCTTATGCGTTAGTATTTGGGTTTTCTGTAAAGGGCAGCATCTTCTTCAGTGAATCAAAATACCTCTTTTGGCTATTGACAATGAATCAAAGGCAAAATTGATTCCAGAAATGTGAGCCTTGTTAGGCAGATCCTATATATCATATGTAGTGCTATTCTTAATTCTGTGTATATTCATCTGATATTTAATTTTGACTGATGGTccccttttattttttctatcAAACTATACAGTGTCTCAATGTTTGCACACATGCATGTACAGATTATAAGTTCAGTGATTTAGGTAGATCTGTCCTCTGTTTTGGAAATAACATAGCTTTGGAATATTTCCTTGATTTGCTTGAAATATATGTAATCCTCAATATACTATTTATTCTACTAAAATGCAAAGCATCAAAGTTACAAGTTAAAATAGGCTAATTTATAAATAACACCTGCTAGATTTGACTTTTTCAGTTCAGAAAATGGCTTCGTactgatataaaaaaaaacattttcatGGAAGTTGAGAGTTGAGACATTGTTTAAGGCCATGtagttataaaaataaaaggatGCTACCGGCTTCTAGCTTATGCATTAAAATAAACATGCAGAACACAGATCTTTCTTAATAATTTCCGAAATATAGGTTCCTTGTCATTTACTAGATCAAATAATTAACAAAGATTGCGAATCCAATCAGCTCTACTAAGGAAGCTGTGTGTTCATTATTGCAGATATCGATTAAGATAACTCAAGGCAGTGTTTTTATTCATCTTGGTTTGTATAGGTTGGCAATGGCCCAAAGCAACAACATTGCAAACATCTTCATGAATTGTAGAGTCCTAGCCATCAAGCAACCACCTTCGTCACCATTGAAGATCAACAAGACCAGTGCTCCTACTACTGCAGCATCACCAGTCTTGGACAGTTCAACCAACTTAGACTTTTCGCAGATTGATGTTGCCGGTTTACAGTAAGACTTCAGTTTCAACTACATTTTGACCGGTCACTTACCTTGTTCATATAATGCTTCCTAGTTATCGGATTTCTTTCGTAACAAGTAATACTACTCCATCGCGAGTACATGCATGCTTGTTCCTCTCATCACTCAGACTTAGATTATAGTTAACAGTCTTAGACATCTCATTTGATTCGTACATGAATCTATGGAATTGCAGGATTCCTGATATGCCTCCACCAAAAATTCCATACAAAATCTGCCCAGACCCTTATGCCATCATCTGGAAATCAAGGAGGACAAGAAGGAAGTAGTGAAGTGGTTGAAAGGCATTAGCCTTAGTAACTGTTCCATTTTCCTATCTCAAGGCTAGGCGGGGAGCAGGTTCAGCTGAATGAGCCACATTTTGGGCACAAAAATTCATTGATTTGAGGCACGGCATGGCATGGGTTCTACAGCCTCAATTATTagatctttttttcttcttcttgatctcACATAACACAAACACCCCACACACACAAATCACAAACAAATAGTAGTGGAATTATTGACATCATGTACATTTAGAGTTCTATAACATCTGGTTATGTCATGCTTTTTTGTCTATAAGTTGGAGAGGAATCTGAATGACCACATTTGTGCTTATGTGAAACTAATCGCGTGAACAACCTACACGGTTGGCTCATCATCCTTGTAAAATGGCAAACTACAACATTCGGTAAAATATATCTTCAATCATGGTGTGACATAAGAGTTATACCTAATCTTGTTAGATGTAATATGTTAGATAATTAGGTGACATAACCCGTCAATTATTTGAAAATCGTCTGTTCTTCAATCTCCATAGTTGAATATGGTCTGGCTAGCCTTGGCTACTGAAGAATTTTGTTGCCAAAACAATTTACCTCGATTAATGCTTGAACATTTGTGATTATAGATCCAGCTGATCAAGTGTCCCCCAGCACATTTTTTGAGTTGGGTTTGAATAGTTCACTATAGATCGGCTGCTTCAGATTTCACAATTCACAATGTGAAATCTAGAGACTGGTAAAACACCCTATCTTATGTACCTCCTTTGGCGGGAAATGAGAGCTTGGTTCTCAACTGTTGAAAAGAGGGCCCAAATAGAAGTTGGGCCTGGGTCTCATAAACAAGAGACCAACTCCAAGTTGCCTGAGCCGGCCAAGCCTAAAACCAAGCCCAGCAGGTAAAGCCGATCAATCAGTCTCGCTTGGCTGCTTGCTAGTTGCtacccccctctctctctttctgtcCGAATCTGAGCGTTTACTTTTGTGAAGCTTCTCCCCTTTCTCTCTTGGTTTCTAGATCTAAATCCTCATAGTGAGCGAGCGACTGAGTCTGTAGCTCAGAGGCGTCGCTCGCGGCTCtgctccaaaaaaaaaaaattcccagACTCGCTTAGCAGCTGAGCTAGCTCATCCCCAACCACAGCTCACCTCCTCTTTCTTCGT containing:
- the LOC126794771 gene encoding peptidyl-prolyl cis-trans isomerase CYP26-2, chloroplastic, producing the protein MLQIPKFLQSPTQCLHPPSQQPPLPITQTPGVPTSSSLPSIKHCCKLSRRELAIRSNSLLLLFLGSQSIEAFLPSKAEAEDDVVDASSNAEEQSLNVVDSSINAQEQSSNVVDGSSTAQEDSSNVVDGSSNAQEQSSDAVDASSNAPEQSSNATPTCGDKTPTTRAFLDVSIDGEPIGRIVIGLQEQDAPFGAARFRNLVSGAAGVSYRRKEFIKITPSYVQHGGVRSYGVDAELARSTGSSLAVDKLTEEWESLYEKCPGIKNKAGTVGIIVRDPSKPPPKIKLVARKGKLEIDQEEVGTAPNGTEFVISTKDSPELDASTLVVGKVLEGMDVVERLGQVKTVQENTSSPYFRVAKLIGDKRAVVAERGFNRPYAKVLVTNCGLMQ
- the LOC126794764 gene encoding single-stranded DNA-binding protein, mitochondrial, yielding MSASSYMASLSMRLLLSRSLCHSNPTTVLSTRFCTTTTHDTSSNSSSDISDSDEPIASDLESDPTPPQPSAPYRGSIHDQPLENGVDVGIYKAILVGQVGQSPLQKTLRSGAVVTIFSVGTGGIRNNRRPFETENPSEYANRCMVQWHRVCVYPERLGTIAVQNARPGSLIYLEGNLETKIYTEPTSGLVRRVRVVAIRKNGRLVFLGKGNDAQLTVTGMRGVGYY
- the LOC126794766 gene encoding uncharacterized protein LOC126794766, encoding MDARRIIVVVEDVEAARTALKWALQNLIRFGDFITLLHVFPSSRSKNKNKTRHQRLKGFRLALSFKDICESFPNTKVEMVVTEGDEEGKKIAAMVREIGASELVLGLHDHSFLYKLAMAQSNNIANIFMNCRVLAIKQPPSSPLKINKTSAPTTAASPVLDSSTNLDFSQIDVAGLQIPDMPPPKIPYKICPDPYAIIWKSRRTRRK